In Archangium violaceum, the following are encoded in one genomic region:
- a CDS encoding YtxH domain-containing protein has protein sequence MFSINDLKKMDKDDVLDLIGLETKKGPTDWMLPALGAFSVGLLVGAGLGLLMAPKPGAQLRDDLRSRLQNGQDSLSNANGQPRSEPASRGA, from the coding sequence ATGTTCAGCATCAACGACCTGAAGAAGATGGACAAGGACGACGTGCTCGATCTGATCGGCTTGGAGACCAAGAAGGGGCCGACGGACTGGATGCTGCCCGCGCTCGGAGCCTTCTCCGTGGGCCTGCTGGTGGGCGCGGGCCTCGGCCTGCTGATGGCGCCCAAGCCCGGTGCCCAGCTGCGCGATGACCTGCGCAGCCGGCTCCAGAACGGCCAGGACTCCCTGTCCAACGCCAACGGCCAGCCGCGCTCCGAGCCCGCGTCTCGCGGCGCCTGA
- a CDS encoding DUF3618 domain-containing protein codes for MAADGKARSSPPTSEQIRAEIARTRAELVHSVSELREEVARRADWREWVRSRPLACVGAAFFIGFLIGNSQRR; via the coding sequence ATGGCCGCTGACGGCAAGGCGAGGTCCTCGCCCCCGACGTCCGAGCAGATCCGCGCGGAGATCGCACGCACCCGCGCCGAGCTCGTCCACTCCGTCAGCGAGCTGCGCGAGGAGGTGGCGCGGCGCGCGGACTGGCGCGAGTGGGTGCGCAGCCGGCCCCTGGCGTGCGTGGGGGCGGCTTTCTTCATCGGATTCCTCATCGGCAATAGCCAAAGGCGCTGA
- a CDS encoding phage holin family protein yields MRATAGEQMGLGTEQTERGLSVLVGRLTDVFSKLVTQHLTLARVELMDDARLMGSDVARIAAFVPFVLVGYFFVCGALSALLARWLGWTGALALVGVANLVGGGLGIARAATRLKSFRLMDNTTEELNRSVAALAQAPAPQPQPVALPQESSNGR; encoded by the coding sequence ATGAGAGCGACGGCCGGGGAGCAGATGGGCTTGGGCACCGAACAGACGGAGCGCGGATTGAGCGTGCTCGTCGGACGGCTGACGGATGTTTTCAGCAAACTGGTGACGCAGCACCTGACACTGGCGCGCGTGGAGTTGATGGATGACGCGCGCCTGATGGGCTCGGACGTGGCGCGCATCGCCGCCTTCGTGCCCTTCGTGTTGGTGGGCTACTTCTTCGTCTGCGGGGCGCTGTCCGCCCTCCTGGCGCGGTGGCTCGGCTGGACCGGAGCGCTCGCGCTGGTGGGGGTGGCCAACCTCGTGGGAGGTGGGCTGGGGATCGCCCGGGCCGCCACGCGGCTCAAGTCCTTCCGGCTCATGGACAACACCACCGAGGAGCTCAACCGCAGCGTGGCGGCGCTCGCCCAGGCTCCGGCTCCTCAGCCCCAGCCCGTGGCGCTTCCCCAGGAGTCCTCCAATGGCCGCTGA
- a CDS encoding endonuclease/exonuclease/phosphatase family protein, producing the protein MELTLVSYNIHSGVGTDGRFDLHRVGQVLREINADIIALQEVGDYRGVTSREDQPEHLADLLGLHMAFGPNVVRNGRRYGNAILSRLPILKSKNYDLSVGRREPRGALRCDLDLGNGRQIHVFCLHLGLSMRERRRQEALLLSSDILRDAVRNDPVVVCGDFNYWGPGAVPGLVRQAIHDAALELGSPVRTYHSRFPVLRLDRIYVDAGVRPLDLHAHRTPLSEVASDHLPLVLRLEAPLEGHMPRSAPVELIG; encoded by the coding sequence GTGGAGCTGACGCTCGTCTCCTACAACATCCACAGTGGCGTCGGGACGGATGGTCGCTTCGACCTCCACCGCGTGGGCCAGGTGCTGCGTGAGATCAACGCGGACATCATCGCCCTCCAGGAGGTGGGGGACTACCGGGGGGTGACGTCGCGCGAGGACCAGCCCGAGCACCTGGCGGATCTGCTCGGGCTGCACATGGCCTTCGGCCCCAACGTGGTGCGCAACGGCCGACGCTACGGCAACGCCATCCTCTCCCGGCTGCCCATCCTCAAGTCGAAGAACTACGACCTGAGCGTGGGCCGCCGTGAGCCCCGGGGCGCGCTGCGCTGCGACCTGGACCTGGGCAATGGCCGGCAGATCCACGTCTTCTGCCTGCACCTGGGACTGAGCATGCGCGAGCGCCGGCGCCAGGAGGCGCTGCTGTTGTCCTCCGACATCCTCCGGGATGCCGTGCGGAATGATCCCGTGGTCGTCTGTGGAGATTTCAACTATTGGGGCCCCGGCGCGGTGCCCGGCCTGGTGCGCCAGGCCATCCACGACGCGGCGCTGGAGCTGGGCAGCCCGGTGCGCACCTACCACTCCCGCTTCCCGGTGCTGCGGCTGGACCGCATCTACGTGGACGCGGGCGTGAGGCCGTTGGATCTCCACGCCCACCGCACCCCGCTCTCCGAGGTGGCCTCGGACCACCTGCCGCTGGTGCTGCGGCTGGAGGCCCCGCTGGAAGGGCACATGCCCCGCTCGGCACCCGTCGAGCTCATCGGCTAG
- a CDS encoding M23 family metallopeptidase yields the protein MPTLRRLPFLLLFLGLSALASEGRPLLSLQPGTARPGDPVLVTVRGLNEAPTGTLGERPLRFYPVGDGFQAVTGLPVEQTPGQVAVKVTVPTTGSAAPVELSGTLKVVAPGWPARTLKVASKFVKPPPEVQTRMEQDKAAFAAAFAQGFVPPAFGENFAWPRQGRVTAPYGDLRTFNGKKQSQHFGTDVDGAVGTPIYAANAGTVVMKRDNYASGNTVLVYHGAGLYTAYFHLSAFEVKEGQRVERGQLLGKVGNTGRVTGPHLHWGVKVDDLWVDGETLLKLDFGTAPAPAVTQRDKE from the coding sequence ATCCCCACGCTCCGGAGGCTTCCCTTCCTCCTGCTGTTCCTCGGCCTGTCCGCCCTCGCGTCCGAGGGGCGGCCCCTCCTCTCCCTCCAGCCTGGAACGGCCCGGCCAGGAGACCCGGTGCTCGTCACCGTGCGCGGCCTGAACGAGGCCCCCACTGGCACGCTGGGAGAGCGCCCGCTGCGCTTCTACCCGGTGGGTGACGGTTTCCAGGCCGTCACGGGCCTCCCGGTGGAACAGACGCCGGGACAGGTGGCGGTGAAGGTGACGGTGCCGACCACCGGGAGCGCCGCCCCCGTGGAGCTCTCGGGCACGCTGAAGGTGGTGGCGCCGGGCTGGCCCGCGCGCACGCTGAAGGTGGCCAGCAAGTTCGTGAAGCCGCCGCCAGAGGTGCAGACGCGCATGGAGCAGGACAAGGCCGCCTTCGCCGCCGCCTTCGCCCAGGGCTTCGTCCCCCCCGCCTTCGGAGAGAACTTCGCCTGGCCGCGCCAGGGCCGCGTCACCGCGCCCTACGGCGACCTGCGCACCTTCAATGGCAAGAAGCAGAGCCAGCACTTCGGCACCGACGTGGACGGGGCCGTGGGCACACCCATCTACGCGGCCAACGCGGGCACGGTGGTGATGAAGCGGGACAACTACGCCTCGGGCAATACGGTGCTCGTGTACCACGGGGCCGGCCTCTACACGGCCTACTTCCACCTCTCCGCCTTCGAGGTGAAGGAGGGCCAGCGCGTGGAACGTGGCCAGCTCCTGGGCAAGGTGGGCAACACCGGCCGCGTCACCGGCCCCCACCTCCACTGGGGCGTGAAGGTGGATGACCTCTGGGTGGACGGCGAGACGCTGCTGAAGCTCGACTTCGGCACCGCCCCGGCCCCCGCCGTCACCCAGCGCGACAAGGAGTAG